The following are encoded together in the Anaerostipes caccae L1-92 genome:
- the greA gene encoding transcription elongation factor GreA, protein MAEAKKNILTQEGLKTLEDELQDLKVVKRKEVAQKIKEAREQGDLSENAEYDAAKDEQRDIEARIEELEQILKNAEVIDEEFQHGVISLGCLVKLEDLTFKEEVTYHIVGSTEADILNNKISNEAPIGKALLGAKIGDVVEVEGVGQVNQYKVLDVKRK, encoded by the coding sequence ATGGCAGAAGCAAAAAAGAATATTCTGACTCAGGAGGGTTTAAAAACTTTAGAGGATGAATTACAGGATTTAAAGGTTGTCAAAAGAAAAGAAGTAGCCCAGAAGATCAAAGAAGCGAGAGAGCAGGGAGACTTATCAGAGAATGCTGAGTACGATGCTGCGAAAGATGAGCAGAGGGACATTGAGGCAAGGATCGAAGAATTAGAACAGATCCTGAAAAATGCAGAGGTGATCGATGAGGAATTCCAGCATGGTGTCATCAGCCTTGGCTGCCTTGTAAAGTTAGAGGACCTTACATTTAAGGAAGAAGTTACTTATCATATCGTCGGTTCCACAGAGGCCGATATCCTGAATAATAAGATTTCCAATGAAGCACCGATCGGCAAGGCACTGCTCGGGGCGAAGATCGGAGATGTGGTAGAAGTGGAAGGCGTAGGCCAGGTGAATCAATATAAAGTTTTAGACGTTAAGAGAAAGTAA
- the dusB gene encoding tRNA dihydrouridine synthase DusB, whose amino-acid sequence MKSSSRLNPLIIGDIEIEHPFLLAPMAGVTDLPYRLLCKEMGAGLLYTEMVSAKGMYYNSPNTGPLLAKEEWERPIAAQIFGSEPELMADMAVRVQEMGFDLIDINMGCPVPKIVNNGDGSALMKDPVLAGKIIKAMADRLSVPVTVKIRKGFDDEHVNAVEMAKIAEQSGAAAVAVHGRTREQYYSGKADWDIIRQVKEAVSIPVIGNGDINSPLDAEAMLRETGCDGFMIARGAKGNPWIFKELCHYFDTGELMPRPEIEEIIQMILRHARMMIEYKGEYIGIREMRKHVSWYTHGLAGAAKLRDQVNHAESIGELEAIIRNNGASSVDK is encoded by the coding sequence ATGAAAAGCAGCAGTAGACTAAACCCGCTGATCATTGGAGATATTGAAATAGAACATCCTTTTTTGCTGGCCCCGATGGCAGGAGTCACGGACCTTCCTTACCGGCTGCTGTGCAAAGAAATGGGTGCGGGACTTCTCTATACAGAAATGGTCAGCGCAAAAGGTATGTATTACAATAGTCCCAATACAGGACCTTTGCTTGCAAAAGAAGAATGGGAAAGGCCCATTGCGGCGCAGATTTTTGGCTCAGAACCGGAACTGATGGCGGATATGGCTGTCCGGGTCCAGGAAATGGGTTTTGACCTTATTGACATTAACATGGGATGTCCGGTGCCGAAGATTGTAAATAACGGAGACGGATCGGCTCTGATGAAAGATCCTGTCCTTGCAGGAAAGATCATTAAAGCCATGGCAGACAGGTTAAGTGTACCGGTAACGGTGAAGATCAGAAAAGGTTTTGATGATGAACATGTAAACGCAGTGGAGATGGCAAAGATCGCAGAACAGAGCGGAGCGGCAGCAGTCGCTGTCCATGGAAGAACAAGAGAACAGTATTATTCCGGGAAAGCGGACTGGGATATCATAAGACAGGTCAAAGAAGCCGTTTCCATTCCGGTGATAGGAAACGGTGATATCAATTCACCTCTGGATGCGGAAGCGATGCTTCGGGAGACCGGCTGTGACGGCTTTATGATTGCCAGAGGAGCCAAAGGAAATCCGTGGATCTTCAAAGAACTATGTCATTATTTTGACACAGGGGAACTGATGCCGCGGCCGGAGATTGAAGAGATTATCCAGATGATTCTGAGACATGCGAGAATGATGATCGAGTACAAAGGCGAATACATCGGCATCCGGGAGATGAGAAAGCATGTCTCATGGTATACCCATGGGCTCGCCGGTGCGGCAAAGCTGAGAGATCAGGTAAACCATGCAGAGAGTATAGGGGAACTGGAGGCGATCATCAGAAATAACGGGGCGTCCTCTGTTGACAAATAA